The DNA sequence CACGCACTTGGCGCCGTTGCCGGCGATCTCGCCGGTCGGAACCGCCGCGGCGCAGGAAGCCGAGGGCGTCAGGCGCCAGATGGCGGTGCCGTGGGCGGGGATCGTCGCCGTCAGGGTGCTGCCGGTGGTGGTGGCGCCGGTCCACAGGTTCTTCGCGGAGGCGGTGCAGCCGGGCAGGCCGACGGAGGCCAGCGTCGTCGACACCGTCTGCGCCGACGAGCCGCGGTTCAGGACGGCGACCGCCCGGTCCCCGTTGGCCAGCGGCTTGGCCAGGACGTCGGTGCTCCCGTTGGTCGACACCACGCCTGCCTGGTGGCCCGCCGGGTCCTGGTCCAGGGCGATCAGGTCGGTGTTGCCGAGGGCGGCCAGGCCGTCGGTGCTGAGGTGGGCGACGTCGGAGGACAGGATCATGGGGGCGTTCATCATCGCCCACAGTGCGACCTGGCTGCGGGATTCGTCGGCGGTCAGGCCGGGGTCGCCGGCGATGAGGAAGTCGGGGTCGTTCCAGTTGCCGGGCTTGGCGTAGCGGGAGATCCAGCGGTTGTAGCCGTAGTTGGACAGGACCGAGGACCAGCGGCTCGCCGAGGGGTTGGAGCTGTTGTAGGTGGCGATGTCGTAGCCTTCGCGCCACAGCTGGCCGAGCTGGCCCACCCAGCCCAGGACGTCGAACCAGGTCGGGTTGCCCCACTCGCCGCTCTGGAAGTACGCGGGGGCGGACTCGGAGAACACGATGGGACGGCCGGCACTGGCCAGCGCGTTCGACTCGGCGGTGTACGCGTTGTGGTACGCCTGCTCGGTGCTTTCACCGCTCGGGATGTAGACGTTGCAGCCGTCGAGCTTCAGGTAGTCCACGCCCCAGGAGGCGAACGTCGCCGCGTCCTGCGCGAAGTGGTCGGCGCCGCCGCCCTGCGGCTGGCCGCTGCCGGGGTAGCCGCCGCAAGTGGAGGAGCCGGCGTCCTCGTAGATGCCGAAGTTCAGGCCCTTGCTGTGCAGGTAGCTGCCGAGCCAGGCCATGCCGTGCGGGAACTTGGTGGAGTCGGCGACGAGGTTGCCGGCCGAGTCACGGGACGAGGCCATCCAGCAGTCGTCGACGGTGACGGTCTTGTAGCCCTTCGCGGCCAGACCGCTGCTGACCAGGGCGTCGGCGTTGGCCACGACCACGGACTCGTCGACCGAGCACTGGTAGTGGGCCCAGTCGTTCCAGCCCATCGGGGGCGTGGCGGCCAGGGTGGCGGACGTGGCGGAGGTAGTGCCGGTGGTGCTCGCCGTGCGTGGCGTCGCGTGAGCGGTGCCGGATGTCAGGGGCAGTACTGCCAGGGCGCAGGACAGGGCGGCTGTTGCGATACGCCGTGGGACGGAACGGGGTGACGACATGGTGCCTCCTTGCTGAATCTTGAAAGATCTGCGGGGCGCACGCCGTGCATAAATACACTGCGGATGCTCGAAACTGTCAAGGTTTCGTGACTTCCGAGCAGATCCTGCCATCGGCATCCAGCTGTTGATTCGAGGTCGTGGCGCCGCCCCGCACGGCACTAGGGTTGGGCACCGACGTATCGGACGAGCAGGGGAGTGGAGCAGGTGTCGTCGACGTCGGCGGTGGCGGTGCTGGCGCAGGGACTGCGGGAGCTACGCGACTTCGCGGAGGGGCCCGACGGTGAGGAGCTGCGGGAACGCACGGGACTCACGACCACACAGATCGAGGCGGCGCTCGGCGGCGAACGGCTGCCGACGCGCGAGGTGACGCTGGCGCTGGTCGAGGCGTGGGAGGGGGATGTCGAGGCCTGGCGGGAGTACTGGGGGCAGATCTCGGAGCTCGCGCAGGAGGACGAGGGCCGGAACACCGGTGGAGCGGCGACGCCTACGCCGCCGGAGCCTTCGATCATCACGCCGAGGGAAGACGACCCGGCAGCGGATTCGGAGGCGGACCCGGACGGGGGCGACGAGGGTAAGGCTGAGCGGAAGGCCGCCGGTTCTGAGGCTGAGGTAGAAGTAGAAGCAGAGGCCGGCGATGAGGTAGA is a window from the Catenulispora sp. EB89 genome containing:
- a CDS encoding ricin-type beta-trefoil lectin domain protein is translated as MSSPRSVPRRIATAALSCALAVLPLTSGTAHATPRTASTTGTTSATSATLAATPPMGWNDWAHYQCSVDESVVVANADALVSSGLAAKGYKTVTVDDCWMASSRDSAGNLVADSTKFPHGMAWLGSYLHSKGLNFGIYEDAGSSTCGGYPGSGQPQGGGADHFAQDAATFASWGVDYLKLDGCNVYIPSGESTEQAYHNAYTAESNALASAGRPIVFSESAPAYFQSGEWGNPTWFDVLGWVGQLGQLWREGYDIATYNSSNPSASRWSSVLSNYGYNRWISRYAKPGNWNDPDFLIAGDPGLTADESRSQVALWAMMNAPMILSSDVAHLSTDGLAALGNTDLIALDQDPAGHQAGVVSTNGSTDVLAKPLANGDRAVAVLNRGSSAQTVSTTLASVGLPGCTASAKNLWTGATTTGSTLTATIPAHGTAIWRLTPSASCAAAVPTGEIAGNGAKCVDLTGSNTADGTPTILYTCTGNANQSWTRLGDGSVRTLGKCLTANGTTAGSAAVISTCNGSTSQQWTAQADGTVTNNASGLCLDVYGGGSADGTKLDTWTCGSHQANQTWALPS